One window from the genome of Ensifer canadensis encodes:
- a CDS encoding ABC transporter substrate-binding protein produces MKKTLILGALLLGSAMSPAFAASGPIKIVLAEEADLLEPCMATRSNIGRVIMQNVSETLTELDVRGDKGVVPRLAEKWEQNEDGSWRFHLRQGVKFSDGTTFDAKDVKHSFDRIMSDKNACESRRYFGGMTVTANVVDDHTIDFSADPVQPILPLLMSLVTIVPEETPLEFIREPIGTGPYKLTNWTPGQQIVLTGRDDYWGQKPQVTEATYLFRADPSVRAAMVQAGEADLSPSISQLDATNPKTDFSYLDSETVYLRIDHNIEPLNDVRVRRALNMAIDRQAFLGTLVPDSALLATAIVPPPTLGWNPDVKVFPFDPEAAKKLLEEAKAAGVKVDTPITIIARSANFPNVTEIMEAIQAQLQEVGFKIDLKFVEVAEHEGYYSKPFKEGRGPQLVAAMHDNSKGDPSFSMFFKYATDGTQSGFSDPKVDDLIKRASAAVGEERAKLWSETIAYVHDEVVADVLLFHMVGFSRVSERLDFKPTMATNSMLQLSEIGIK; encoded by the coding sequence ATGAAGAAAACGCTTATCCTGGGGGCGCTCCTGTTGGGCTCCGCCATGTCGCCTGCTTTTGCCGCATCGGGACCGATCAAGATCGTGCTGGCCGAGGAGGCCGATCTGCTCGAGCCCTGCATGGCAACCCGCTCGAACATCGGCCGCGTCATCATGCAGAATGTCAGCGAGACCCTGACCGAGCTCGACGTTCGCGGCGACAAGGGCGTCGTGCCGCGCCTTGCCGAAAAGTGGGAGCAGAATGAAGACGGAAGCTGGCGTTTCCATCTTCGCCAGGGGGTGAAATTCTCTGATGGCACGACCTTTGACGCCAAGGACGTCAAGCACAGCTTCGACCGCATCATGAGCGACAAGAATGCCTGTGAGTCTCGTCGATACTTCGGCGGGATGACGGTTACTGCCAATGTCGTCGACGATCACACGATCGATTTCAGCGCGGATCCGGTTCAGCCGATCCTGCCGCTGCTGATGTCGCTCGTCACGATCGTTCCGGAAGAAACGCCACTTGAGTTCATCCGCGAGCCGATCGGCACCGGCCCCTACAAACTGACCAACTGGACGCCGGGCCAGCAGATCGTCCTGACAGGGCGCGATGACTATTGGGGCCAGAAGCCGCAGGTCACGGAAGCAACCTACCTGTTCCGCGCAGATCCGTCAGTCCGAGCCGCAATGGTTCAGGCCGGCGAAGCCGATCTCTCGCCCTCGATCTCGCAGCTCGACGCAACCAACCCGAAGACCGACTTCTCCTATCTCGACAGCGAGACCGTCTATCTGCGCATCGATCACAACATCGAGCCTCTGAACGACGTGCGCGTCCGTCGTGCGCTCAACATGGCCATCGATCGCCAGGCGTTCCTGGGTACTCTGGTGCCCGACAGCGCGCTGCTTGCCACCGCGATCGTGCCGCCCCCGACGCTCGGCTGGAACCCTGACGTGAAGGTTTTCCCCTTCGACCCGGAGGCCGCGAAAAAACTTCTGGAGGAGGCCAAGGCCGCAGGCGTGAAGGTCGATACGCCGATCACCATCATCGCGCGCTCGGCAAACTTCCCGAACGTGACGGAGATCATGGAAGCCATCCAGGCACAGTTGCAGGAAGTCGGCTTCAAGATCGATCTCAAGTTCGTCGAAGTGGCCGAACATGAAGGCTACTATTCCAAGCCGTTCAAGGAAGGTCGCGGGCCGCAGCTCGTTGCTGCCATGCACGACAACTCCAAGGGTGACCCGTCCTTCTCGATGTTCTTCAAATACGCAACCGATGGCACGCAGTCGGGCTTTTCAGACCCGAAGGTCGACGATCTGATCAAGCGCGCCTCGGCGGCTGTCGGCGAAGAACGCGCCAAGCTCTGGTCTGAAACCATTGCCTATGTGCATGATGAAGTGGTGGCTGACGTGCTGCTCTTCCACATGGTTGGCTTCTCGCGCGTTTCCGAACGCCTGGACTTCAAGCCCACCATGGCGACCAACTCGATGCTTCAGCTCTCGGAGATCGGCATCAAGTGA
- a CDS encoding ABC transporter ATP-binding protein, protein MTAQIELTNVNKYYGAYHALKDIELSIRKGSFTALVGPSGCGKSTLLRSLAGLESISSGTLRIAGEVMNAVPPRKRDVAMVFQSYALYPHMTVEENLTYSLRIRGVAKAERKKAANEVAAVTGLTHLLGRYPRELSGGQRQRVAMSRAIIRHPKAFLFDEPLSNLDAALRVHMRKEIRALHDRLGATSVYVTHDQIEAMTMADHVVIMRDGVIEQQGSPLELYDRPVNKFVAGFIGSPAMNFIPAVGGQDGRSVILDVGVKQAIVLDRAVQPGQALTVGLRPEHIEIAEPDKGALSVPVALLESTGATCFLTMATTPELSVVFNGRSSVTAGDKVGLTFAPANIHLFDAQTERRLL, encoded by the coding sequence ATGACCGCCCAGATCGAACTGACCAACGTCAACAAATACTATGGTGCCTACCACGCGCTGAAGGACATCGAGCTTTCGATCCGCAAGGGCAGCTTTACAGCGCTGGTCGGTCCATCTGGCTGCGGAAAGTCGACGCTGCTGCGGTCCCTCGCAGGGCTCGAGAGCATATCGTCCGGCACCTTGAGGATCGCCGGCGAGGTGATGAACGCCGTGCCGCCGCGCAAGCGCGATGTGGCGATGGTGTTTCAGTCCTACGCGCTCTATCCGCATATGACGGTCGAGGAGAACCTGACCTACAGCCTGCGCATCAGGGGGGTTGCGAAGGCCGAACGCAAGAAGGCTGCAAACGAAGTTGCAGCCGTCACCGGGCTCACCCATCTGCTCGGGCGCTATCCGCGGGAGCTCTCGGGCGGCCAGCGCCAGCGCGTGGCGATGAGCCGGGCAATCATCCGCCATCCCAAGGCGTTTCTGTTCGACGAGCCGCTTTCGAACCTCGATGCAGCACTGCGCGTTCATATGCGCAAGGAAATCCGTGCGCTGCACGATCGGTTGGGCGCCACATCCGTCTACGTCACCCATGACCAGATCGAGGCCATGACGATGGCTGACCACGTCGTCATCATGCGCGATGGCGTCATCGAACAACAGGGGAGCCCGCTTGAACTCTACGATCGGCCGGTCAACAAATTCGTCGCCGGGTTCATCGGATCCCCGGCAATGAATTTCATACCCGCCGTGGGCGGCCAGGATGGACGCTCGGTCATCCTCGACGTCGGTGTCAAACAGGCGATCGTCCTCGATCGAGCCGTGCAGCCGGGGCAGGCCCTCACTGTTGGACTGCGTCCGGAGCACATCGAGATTGCCGAGCCCGATAAAGGCGCTCTCTCTGTACCGGTCGCGCTGCTCGAATCGACAGGCGCGACGTGTTTCCTGACGATGGCAACGACGCCGGAGCTCTCGGTGGTCTTCAATGGTCGATCGAGTGTGACTGCAGGCGACAAGGTCGGCCTGACCTTCGCGCCCGCCAACATTCACCTCTTCGACGCGCAAACCGAACGGCGGTTGCTCTAG
- a CDS encoding ABC transporter permease gives MSFIRKRALASLISLIGLIVMVFFLSRLTGDPAALFLPVEASAEMKDQFREIHGLNDPIMVQFARYVGDVVTGDFGESLRKARPALDVVLEAFVWTLWLATITMSLVTGAAIVVGSLAAFRAGGFFDRLSSVISLIGAAVPDFWLAIVAIVVFSVNLAWLPTSGTGSLLHWILPISVLFVRPFGIIVQVVRGSMISALSSAYVKTARAKGVKSGPIIFIHALRNAMLPVITVIGDQAASLLNGAVIVETIFGFPGVGKLMIDSILQRDFNVVLAAILVTALAIFVMNLLIDLAYTLLDPRIRH, from the coding sequence ATGAGCTTCATTCGCAAACGGGCCCTGGCCAGCCTGATTTCCCTTATCGGGCTGATCGTGATGGTCTTTTTCCTCTCGCGCCTGACGGGAGATCCCGCCGCCCTGTTCCTTCCCGTCGAAGCCTCGGCGGAAATGAAGGACCAGTTTCGCGAGATCCACGGCCTTAACGATCCGATCATGGTTCAGTTTGCCCGCTATGTCGGTGACGTCGTAACCGGCGATTTCGGCGAGTCGCTGCGCAAGGCACGGCCGGCACTCGATGTGGTTCTGGAAGCTTTCGTGTGGACGCTCTGGCTTGCCACTATCACCATGTCGCTGGTGACGGGCGCTGCCATCGTCGTCGGCTCACTGGCCGCGTTCCGCGCCGGCGGTTTTTTCGATCGCCTCTCCTCGGTGATATCGCTGATCGGCGCGGCCGTCCCGGACTTCTGGCTCGCCATTGTCGCGATCGTCGTCTTCTCGGTGAACCTTGCCTGGCTTCCGACATCCGGCACCGGCTCGCTCCTGCACTGGATTTTGCCCATCAGCGTGCTGTTCGTCCGCCCGTTCGGGATCATCGTCCAGGTCGTTCGCGGTTCGATGATCAGCGCGCTTTCGTCTGCCTACGTGAAGACGGCACGCGCCAAGGGCGTGAAGTCCGGACCGATCATCTTCATCCACGCGCTGCGAAACGCCATGCTTCCCGTCATCACCGTCATCGGCGACCAGGCCGCCAGCCTGCTCAACGGCGCGGTCATCGTCGAAACCATCTTTGGTTTTCCCGGCGTCGGCAAGCTGATGATCGACAGCATCCTGCAGCGTGACTTCAACGTCGTTTTGGCCGCCATTCTCGTGACCGCGCTGGCGATTTTCGTCATGAACCTGTTGATCGACCTTGCCTATACGCTTCTCGATCCACGCATCCGTCATTGA
- a CDS encoding ABC transporter permease codes for MTLQTTDTAITQEPTFAVRMARMLWADKFALCAAIFLITVLILAIVGPSWLGDLATKQNLRGRNAAPFEWERGWVWWMGADALGRPLFARIIVATQNTLMVAAGAVAISAIVGTTLGLIAGFSSERVNQVIMRLADVIMSFPSLLIAVIVLYVLGSSILNLMLVLAITRIPVYLRTTRAEVLEIRERMFVQAARVMGASSKRILFRHILPVVLPTLTTLATLDFAYVMLAESALSFLGIGIQPPEITWGLMISQGRQYLTNAWWLSFWPGLAIILTTMSLNLLSNWMRIALDPVQRWRLEMKGRKNG; via the coding sequence ATGACCTTACAGACGACAGATACGGCGATAACCCAGGAACCGACCTTTGCTGTTCGCATGGCGCGCATGCTGTGGGCGGACAAGTTCGCCCTGTGCGCTGCAATCTTTCTGATCACAGTCCTCATTCTGGCGATCGTCGGGCCGAGCTGGCTTGGCGACCTTGCGACGAAGCAAAACCTGCGCGGCCGAAATGCAGCGCCGTTCGAATGGGAACGCGGCTGGGTCTGGTGGATGGGGGCGGATGCGCTTGGACGTCCGCTGTTTGCCCGCATCATTGTGGCAACGCAAAACACGCTGATGGTTGCCGCAGGCGCCGTCGCGATCTCCGCGATCGTCGGCACCACGCTTGGCCTGATCGCAGGTTTTTCCTCCGAGCGCGTCAACCAGGTCATCATGCGGCTGGCCGACGTCATCATGTCGTTCCCGTCGCTGCTGATCGCGGTCATCGTGCTCTATGTCCTCGGCTCGTCGATCCTGAACCTGATGCTGGTTCTGGCGATCACCCGCATTCCGGTCTATCTGCGCACCACCCGCGCGGAGGTGCTGGAGATCCGCGAGCGCATGTTCGTGCAAGCTGCGCGCGTCATGGGCGCCTCCAGCAAGCGCATCCTGTTCCGGCACATCCTGCCCGTGGTCCTGCCAACGCTGACGACGCTGGCGACCCTCGACTTTGCCTATGTGATGCTGGCGGAAAGCGCGCTTTCCTTCCTCGGCATCGGCATTCAGCCGCCCGAAATCACCTGGGGTCTGATGATTTCTCAAGGTAGGCAATATCTCACCAATGCCTGGTGGCTGTCCTTCTGGCCCGGCCTTGCAATCATCCTGACGACCATGTCGCTCAACTTGCTTTCGAACTGGATGCGCATCGCCCTTGATCCCGTCCAGCGCTGGCGCCTGGAAATGAAAGGTCGCAAGAATGGCTGA
- a CDS encoding DMT family transporter yields the protein MYSASSRHQATTAVVFAAGAATLAATDAVIVRALSGAVHPFVIGFFRAFFGALILLPWIALRPSVLRTTHPVRQHALRAGFKLLAMIALFAAFSWGPLADVTAIAFTSPIFVVLGAALTLGERPGPAMIAAVALGFAGAMLVIGPSATGFTLAISLALAGAVLQSAIQLILKSMSKGDATSTLVVWNLLLTVPIALLLAIPFFAIPGPREMGLLALQGVVGTACMGLMTHAFSLAPATVVAPVDFLRLPLVAFGGFALFGETVALTTIGGGALICCAALIAARSGKFRSGKTPD from the coding sequence ATGTACAGCGCCAGCAGTCGCCACCAGGCCACGACGGCCGTCGTCTTTGCAGCAGGAGCAGCAACGCTCGCCGCGACAGATGCCGTGATCGTGCGTGCGCTGAGCGGCGCCGTGCACCCGTTCGTCATCGGATTTTTCCGGGCGTTCTTCGGCGCACTCATCCTTCTTCCCTGGATTGCGCTTCGCCCATCCGTTCTTCGCACCACGCATCCGGTGCGCCAGCACGCCCTGCGCGCCGGCTTCAAACTATTGGCGATGATCGCGCTGTTCGCCGCCTTCAGTTGGGGACCGCTCGCCGACGTCACCGCCATCGCCTTCACCTCTCCGATTTTTGTCGTGCTGGGTGCAGCGTTGACGTTGGGCGAACGTCCGGGCCCGGCGATGATTGCAGCGGTCGCCCTTGGTTTTGCCGGAGCCATGCTGGTGATCGGCCCGTCCGCGACGGGCTTCACGCTGGCGATCTCGCTGGCGCTTGCGGGCGCCGTGCTTCAATCAGCGATCCAGCTGATTTTGAAATCCATGTCGAAAGGCGACGCCACGTCGACGCTCGTCGTGTGGAACCTTCTCTTGACCGTGCCGATCGCCCTGCTGCTCGCCATCCCGTTTTTCGCCATTCCTGGCCCAAGGGAAATGGGGTTGCTTGCGCTTCAGGGCGTGGTCGGCACCGCATGCATGGGGCTGATGACCCATGCCTTTTCGCTGGCGCCGGCGACTGTCGTGGCACCGGTTGACTTTCTACGCCTGCCGCTTGTGGCCTTCGGCGGATTTGCCCTGTTCGGCGAAACCGTCGCGCTGACCACCATCGGCGGCGGCGCACTCATATGCTGCGCCGCATTGATCGCCGCGCGTTCCGGAAAATTCAGGTCTGGCAAGACGCCGGACTGA
- a CDS encoding dihydrodipicolinate synthase family protein, producing the protein MSKQAFVALVTCFNDDETINYDATRAQVRRQVDAGNNIMCAGTNGDFSALTYDEKVRLTEEVVDEVAGRVKVIVNAGMPATFETLKLAREFDRIGVDGIAVITPFFIACTQDGLIRHFSTVADAVETPIYLYDIPARTQNHIEPETARRLSGHGNIAGIKDSGGAKETLEAYLEVARDVEGFEVYSGPDHLVLWALQNGAAGCISGLGNAMPHVLAGILNAFNSGDIAEAERQQAIYSAFRTDLYALGFAPAMVKRSLFLQDSSVGASREPALLPNKTQDDQIEEILHRYGLL; encoded by the coding sequence ATGTCCAAGCAAGCCTTTGTCGCGCTCGTTACCTGCTTCAACGACGATGAGACGATCAACTACGACGCGACGCGCGCTCAGGTCCGCCGACAGGTGGACGCCGGCAACAACATCATGTGCGCCGGTACGAACGGTGATTTCAGCGCCCTGACCTACGACGAGAAAGTGCGCCTGACCGAGGAGGTCGTCGATGAGGTCGCCGGCCGCGTCAAGGTCATCGTCAATGCCGGCATGCCCGCAACCTTCGAAACGCTGAAACTCGCGCGCGAATTCGATCGCATCGGCGTCGATGGTATTGCCGTGATAACCCCGTTCTTCATCGCCTGCACCCAGGATGGTCTGATCCGTCACTTCTCGACCGTTGCGGACGCGGTCGAAACCCCGATCTATCTCTACGATATTCCGGCCCGCACCCAGAACCATATCGAGCCGGAGACCGCGCGCAGGCTTTCCGGGCACGGCAACATCGCCGGCATCAAGGATTCGGGCGGAGCGAAAGAGACGCTTGAAGCCTATCTCGAGGTAGCCAGAGACGTTGAGGGTTTCGAAGTCTACTCAGGCCCCGATCATCTGGTGCTGTGGGCGCTGCAAAACGGTGCGGCCGGCTGCATATCGGGCCTCGGCAATGCCATGCCGCACGTGCTGGCGGGAATTTTAAACGCCTTCAATTCAGGCGACATTGCCGAAGCCGAAAGACAGCAGGCGATTTATTCGGCTTTCCGCACGGATCTCTACGCGCTTGGCTTCGCGCCTGCGATGGTCAAGCGATCGCTCTTTCTACAGGACAGCTCCGTTGGCGCCAGCCGCGAGCCGGCCTTGCTGCCCAACAAGACCCAGGACGACCAGATCGAGGAGATCCTGCACCGGTATGGGCTCCTTTGA
- a CDS encoding carbohydrate ABC transporter permease — MKRFLSSMIDGRGFDIGLVSLPLAFLLTLSGLPLLYNIVMSFQEVDMFSLGSFWRPFVGLKNYRDLFAQPETWPILANTATFVIASIAGQFLVGFGLALFFWTNFPGASWLRGLFLVSWVMPGLVVGAIWNWILSGDFGVLNFILRETGLISGNIFWRSDPDFSLWAVIIANIWLGTSFNMILMSVGLSAIPRDLYEASELDGANVWQRFWTITLPMMRSSIGAIIALGLIFTLQQFDLFAAITSGGPNNASNVTQYWAWDLSFRQYDFAKGATISVIMIVFVMIASVVYVRSTRHEVRG; from the coding sequence ATGAAACGATTTTTGTCCAGCATGATCGACGGTCGCGGTTTCGATATCGGCCTCGTCAGCCTGCCGCTTGCGTTCCTGCTCACTCTGTCCGGGCTGCCGCTGCTCTACAATATCGTCATGAGCTTCCAGGAAGTCGACATGTTCAGCCTTGGCAGTTTCTGGCGCCCTTTCGTCGGCCTCAAGAACTACCGGGATTTGTTCGCCCAGCCGGAAACTTGGCCGATCCTTGCCAACACGGCGACCTTCGTCATCGCCTCGATTGCCGGCCAGTTCCTCGTCGGATTTGGCCTGGCATTGTTCTTCTGGACGAACTTTCCGGGCGCCTCGTGGCTGCGCGGCCTCTTTCTGGTCTCGTGGGTGATGCCGGGACTTGTCGTTGGCGCGATCTGGAACTGGATCCTCTCCGGCGACTTCGGCGTCCTCAACTTCATCCTGCGTGAAACCGGTCTCATCAGTGGCAATATCTTCTGGCGCTCGGACCCCGATTTTTCCCTCTGGGCAGTGATCATCGCCAATATCTGGCTCGGCACCTCGTTCAACATGATCCTGATGTCCGTTGGCCTTTCGGCAATTCCGCGCGATCTCTACGAGGCGTCCGAACTCGATGGTGCCAATGTCTGGCAACGCTTCTGGACGATCACGCTGCCGATGATGCGTTCGTCCATTGGCGCGATCATCGCGCTGGGGCTGATTTTCACGCTGCAGCAGTTCGATCTTTTCGCGGCAATCACCTCGGGAGGGCCGAACAATGCCTCGAACGTCACGCAATATTGGGCCTGGGACCTCTCTTTCCGGCAGTACGACTTCGCCAAGGGCGCGACCATTTCGGTGATCATGATCGTCTTCGTAATGATCGCCTCGGTCGTCTACGTGCGCTCGACACGGCATGAGGTGCGCGGATGA
- a CDS encoding carbohydrate ABC transporter permease yields the protein MNTVSRDRLMLAIAIVLAGVYLFPLYWMYITTIKSGSEMFATPPTFWPTDPQWHIFGDVWQSRSMGRYIWNSLVIACGAVGVITVLGIGCAYVLARYRNIWVDIGLFLVLMLQVLPASLMVTPIFVGFSQIGLLNYPRLAVILAIAAKSMPFFVVLVRATFMSVPQELEEAALVDGNSRVGAFFNIVLPLARNGILVSAILIFMQAFGEFVYSKSMIQAVELQPASVGLNSFMGPNTNEWNNIMAYAAIYVTPILAIFVLLQRRIVSGLTSGALK from the coding sequence ATGAATACCGTATCCCGCGACCGGTTGATGCTGGCAATCGCAATCGTTCTCGCCGGTGTCTACCTGTTCCCGCTCTACTGGATGTACATCACCACGATCAAATCCGGTTCAGAGATGTTCGCCACCCCGCCAACCTTTTGGCCGACGGATCCTCAATGGCACATTTTCGGCGACGTCTGGCAAAGCCGGAGCATGGGCCGCTATATCTGGAATTCGCTGGTCATCGCCTGCGGCGCCGTCGGGGTCATCACCGTGCTCGGTATCGGCTGTGCCTATGTCCTGGCGCGCTATCGCAACATATGGGTCGATATCGGCCTCTTCCTTGTCCTCATGCTACAGGTGCTTCCGGCATCGCTGATGGTGACGCCGATCTTCGTCGGCTTTTCCCAGATCGGACTACTCAACTACCCCAGGCTCGCGGTCATCCTGGCGATTGCCGCCAAGAGCATGCCGTTTTTCGTGGTGCTGGTGCGCGCGACCTTCATGAGCGTGCCGCAGGAACTGGAGGAGGCCGCGCTTGTCGACGGCAATTCGCGCGTCGGTGCCTTCTTCAACATCGTCCTGCCGCTCGCGCGCAATGGCATTCTCGTCAGCGCCATCCTGATCTTCATGCAGGCCTTCGGTGAGTTCGTCTATTCGAAATCCATGATCCAGGCTGTCGAACTGCAGCCGGCAAGCGTCGGGCTGAATTCGTTCATGGGGCCGAACACCAACGAATGGAACAACATCATGGCCTATGCGGCGATCTACGTGACCCCGATCCTCGCCATCTTCGTCCTTCTGCAACGCCGCATCGTCTCTGGCCTTACCTCGGGAGCGCTCAAATGA
- a CDS encoding sialidase family protein has translation MHPDEIARNMNGVLRSVSPGRGEALLPSPMIQNHAAFLHLLDDGALVCTWFGGTLEGKSDISIFASVLTQASTAWGPPQRLSDDPSHSEQNPVLFSAPDGTLWLFHTSQPSGNQDECRIRMTEVVRDPADPLKLAAPKGRYLDLPRGCFVRAPVVVRDDGAWLLPIFRCVQRPGQKWNGSHDTAAVGVSHDAGRTWRLEDIEQSTGCVHMSPVALGGERYAAFFRRRQADFVYRSESVDGGRSWSVPHATEVPNNNSSLAAIRLRDGRIAMICNPVNALLSSDRRASLYDELGEDDGRPDADPSGGCVPVWGVPRAPVALCLSNDGGHSFALRQSIEDGPGTCLSNDSTDGRNQEMSYPWLLEGPDGAMHLAYTYHRRAIKYVRLAPGWDSAARRSVS, from the coding sequence ATGCATCCCGATGAAATCGCTCGCAACATGAACGGCGTGCTTCGATCCGTGTCCCCGGGGCGCGGCGAAGCCTTGTTGCCTTCGCCAATGATCCAGAACCATGCGGCATTCCTGCACTTGCTCGATGACGGTGCGCTCGTTTGCACCTGGTTCGGCGGCACGCTGGAGGGCAAGTCGGATATCTCGATCTTCGCGTCTGTACTGACGCAAGCCTCGACCGCCTGGGGACCGCCGCAGCGACTGAGTGACGATCCTTCACATTCGGAACAGAACCCGGTGTTGTTTTCCGCGCCGGACGGCACTCTCTGGCTGTTTCATACCTCCCAACCATCAGGAAATCAGGATGAATGCCGGATCCGCATGACTGAGGTGGTGCGCGATCCCGCCGACCCACTGAAGCTCGCAGCGCCAAAGGGGCGCTACCTCGACCTGCCGCGCGGGTGTTTTGTCCGCGCCCCTGTCGTCGTGCGCGACGATGGTGCGTGGCTGCTGCCGATTTTCCGATGCGTGCAACGCCCCGGCCAGAAATGGAACGGCAGCCATGACACGGCCGCAGTGGGTGTCTCCCATGATGCAGGCAGGACGTGGCGGCTCGAAGATATTGAACAGTCCACCGGCTGTGTGCACATGTCGCCGGTCGCACTCGGAGGGGAGCGCTACGCCGCCTTCTTCCGGCGTCGTCAGGCCGACTTTGTCTACCGGAGCGAGAGCGTCGACGGGGGGCGGTCCTGGTCCGTGCCTCATGCCACGGAAGTGCCGAACAACAATTCGTCGCTAGCGGCAATCCGCCTGCGCGACGGCCGCATCGCCATGATCTGCAACCCGGTGAACGCGCTTCTGTCGTCCGACCGACGCGCCTCACTCTATGACGAATTGGGCGAAGATGATGGCCGGCCCGATGCGGATCCAAGCGGAGGCTGCGTTCCCGTCTGGGGGGTGCCGCGCGCACCCGTTGCACTTTGCCTCTCCAACGACGGTGGGCATTCCTTTGCGCTTCGCCAGTCGATCGAAGATGGCCCGGGAACCTGCCTGTCCAATGACTCGACCGATGGCCGCAACCAGGAAATGTCCTATCCCTGGCTGCTTGAAGGTCCCGACGGCGCAATGCATCTCGCCTACACCTATCATCGGCGCGCGATCAAATATGTCCGCTTGGCTCCCGGTTGGGACAGTGCGGCTCGACGGAGTGTTTCATGA
- a CDS encoding ABC transporter ATP-binding protein — translation MADHLLEVRNLSVEFHTVMGVVKAVRNISYHLDRGETLAILGESGSGKSVSSSAIMNLIDMPPGRISSGEILLDGVDLLTMPTHKRREVNGRRIAMIFQDPLSHLNPVYSVGWQIREALTTHGTGSTEAQAEALRLLTRVGIPDPEKSLDKYPHEFSGGQRQRVMIAMALALRPDLLIADEPTTALDVTVQAEVLALLEELQQETGMAVLIITHDLGVVAEVADRVVVMEKGELVEAGTVRDVYKNPQHPYTRKLIAAAPGKGKMHSPGARGEPVLSVRDVRKHYGSFEALKGISFDLMPGETMAVVGESGSGKSTLARILLRLDEPDSGSALWKGRDLFQLSPAELYKLRRDLQMVFQDPTQSLNPRMTVYQLISEAWVIHPDILPKAKWRERVAELLVQVGLGPEHMGRYPHQFSGGQRQRIAIARALALEPQLIICDEAVSALDVSVQAQVIALLDKLRKDMGIAFIFIAHDLPVVRDFADHVMVMQKGNVVELGTVREVFETPRRDYTRALLAAGLDPDPDVQAANRAARLECAS, via the coding sequence ATGGCTGACCATCTGCTGGAAGTCCGCAACCTCTCGGTCGAGTTTCACACCGTGATGGGCGTCGTCAAAGCGGTCCGCAACATCTCGTATCACCTCGATCGCGGCGAGACGCTGGCGATCCTGGGGGAAAGCGGTTCAGGAAAGTCCGTATCGTCGTCGGCGATCATGAACCTGATCGACATGCCGCCCGGCCGTATCAGCTCGGGCGAGATCCTGCTTGACGGCGTCGACCTCTTGACGATGCCGACACACAAGCGTCGGGAAGTGAACGGTCGCCGCATCGCGATGATCTTTCAGGATCCGCTCAGCCACCTGAACCCGGTTTATTCGGTCGGCTGGCAGATCCGCGAGGCACTGACGACCCACGGCACGGGAAGCACCGAGGCACAGGCGGAAGCTCTGCGGCTGTTGACCCGCGTCGGCATTCCCGACCCGGAGAAATCGCTCGACAAATATCCGCACGAGTTCTCCGGCGGTCAGCGCCAGCGCGTCATGATCGCCATGGCGCTTGCACTCCGCCCCGATCTGCTGATCGCCGACGAGCCGACGACGGCGCTCGACGTGACTGTTCAGGCCGAGGTGCTGGCGCTTCTGGAGGAGTTGCAGCAGGAAACCGGCATGGCAGTCCTGATCATCACGCATGACCTTGGCGTCGTCGCCGAGGTTGCCGACCGCGTCGTGGTGATGGAAAAGGGCGAACTGGTCGAGGCGGGAACGGTTCGCGATGTCTACAAGAACCCGCAACATCCCTACACCCGCAAGCTGATCGCCGCCGCCCCCGGAAAAGGCAAGATGCACTCGCCAGGCGCGCGCGGCGAGCCGGTCCTGTCGGTTCGCGACGTCCGCAAACATTATGGCAGCTTCGAAGCCCTGAAAGGCATCTCGTTCGACCTCATGCCTGGCGAGACCATGGCTGTCGTCGGCGAAAGCGGCTCGGGAAAATCCACGCTCGCCCGCATCCTGCTCAGGCTGGACGAGCCCGACAGCGGCAGCGCGCTATGGAAGGGCCGTGACCTTTTCCAGCTGTCGCCGGCGGAACTCTACAAATTGCGGCGCGACCTGCAGATGGTGTTTCAGGACCCCACCCAGTCGCTCAATCCGCGCATGACCGTCTACCAGCTGATCTCCGAGGCATGGGTGATCCATCCGGACATCCTGCCCAAGGCGAAATGGCGCGAGCGCGTCGCCGAGCTTCTGGTTCAGGTCGGCCTTGGCCCGGAACATATGGGGCGATATCCACATCAGTTTTCCGGCGGTCAGCGCCAGCGCATCGCCATTGCCCGAGCGCTGGCGCTCGAGCCGCAATTGATCATCTGCGACGAGGCCGTCTCGGCGCTCGATGTCTCGGTCCAGGCTCAGGTCATTGCCCTTCTGGACAAGCTTCGCAAGGACATGGGCATTGCCTTCATCTTCATCGCCCACGATCTTCCGGTCGTTCGCGACTTCGCCGACCACGTCATGGTGATGCAGAAGGGCAATGTCGTCGAACTCGGCACCGTGCGTGAGGTCTTCGAGACCCCACGCCGAGACTATACGCGCGCGCTTCTGGCTGCCGGACTTGATCCGGATCCCGACGTCCAGGCGGCCAATCGCGCTGCCCGCCTCGAATGCGCCTCTTGA